The window atgatttaagttGCGATCTTAAGTATTTGCGAGAGAACTGAGCCCTTTGTAAGCtgttaataacaaatttaatgctggtttattgatgaaatattttcagaatataaACTAAGGATGGCCCGAAATAATCACAACTAACCTGAAAccgatatttttttcttacaaggTGAAATTCTTTATTCAATATCATATATGTTGTTAACAAAGTTTTTCAGTTCAGCATCTTTTAAGTGGGCCTAATATAGAGTTCCATATCTTTTTAGTTGTACTTTTGCTAATTTTATTCCTCACCCAAGTATCTCAGAGCCGTTGTAAAACTAGCTATATAGTTCAGAACACACACAGTTTAtgagaaatgttttattaacttGGAAAGTAGGTCAAGCTAGATTCGGGAGCTAGGGATAATTTAAACTAACTTGCGGTGATATccgtttgaagcaaaattaatattttcgctTTCCTGCACGAACCAGGAAGTGATACAATCAATTGTTACgttatagaattaaaaaatcaagtcatttttctctcatttcCTTTGTATAGTGAGTACCTCGAATTAAACCTATAAATTAAGTGTATTAGATAAGATAACGTGTGTTTATGACAATAGAGAAAACAAGCAAGTAGAGTCGCCCACGAGGATTCGATGAATACTTAATTATATCGgtgaaatttctaaaaaaatttaagtaaccTTGTTAAGATTTTGAATTTCGTGCCGTTTTAGAATTTCAtgtaaacatttaaaatttcttcaaaacatTACAAATTTACTGTGGATACTTTCCGTTTGACCCACAGTgagatttcatttttaaatgggaGACTTCGTATTTTTAAACGAATATCAAGCATCTATAGGACATACATATAAGCTcttataaaaactaataaagaccaacttttttcagtttttaatgaagaataatatatacatacatatcaTTATCATCATTAGTATcatatattacaaatttgatatcCGATTCTAGTCACTAGATAACTGAGAACTCATATCCGACAAACTATCCAAGTAATCTAAATTGTTTGAATTGAAAAGTGTTCTTTTTTTTACGgttctatttttctttttttctttagggtCGAAGATTTTATTTGCTGCATCTGTTTCATTAATTggcaaaattggaaaaaggtGACTTAATTCGCCTCGGGATTGTTTCAAGCTTCCTTGGGTCATTTTTGTCCTATATTTGTGATGCGTTGTCGTTTCTTTCATTAGGTTCCCTGTTactttctgtttttttaaactgttCATGTTTTCTTTAGTCTGTGGTATATCAGAATTTCCCTCTTCCAGCTGTTTTGCAATACTCatttgctttgtttttttattctgtGGATCTGAATACGATGACGTTACTTCAACGGTTTTTCCCTCATTGTTTGGTGTAGATTGAATACTATTCTTTTCAGTTGTATTGATGAAAAAGGTTGATGAAGGTTCATGTAACATTGGCTGAACATTTTTCGTTGATGCCTTGTTGAAAATATCCTCGACGTTTTCAAGATGGAACATCTGTAATAGACTTACGTCGTCAGGTGGTTTGTGAATTGGGGATGTGTAGGtctagaaaagaaaaaaatcattaggtataatcattttaattttacttttcccTTGTTAATTTCGaaactttaataattcatgcctcaattttcctctttatttcttcaatttgttTCTTCAAAtccttgtttattttttgctgaCTCGATAGCTTTACATTCAGATCTATTAATTCTCTGAGTTTGTTCGTCTCTAGTTCGTCTTCTTCTAAATCCGCAACGCTAAGTGCCAGCTCTAATTCATTGTTCATATTCTCaactaaaaatgttacaattttACCAATTCTATTATATCACGAAAATTAACGTCTGTGCCTTTTCGTGCATGAGCCAGTTttctgttttcaattttttttttgatttcttcaaGAGCCCTTCTGCCCCCTTCTTCGAGagctttgattttttcatcgCATTTCAGTTTTTGTTGTTCTTCCTCTTTTTTCGCGCTTTTTTCTAGTTCTTGTAGTTTTTTTGACTCTGAATCAATTTCGTTAagcaaagaaaattttctttctaaaaataatgttattccTGCTGTTCGTTTATTGACTATTTTCGCGTTTCGTAGTCCAGAGATAAATGTAAGTTAACGcaaaaaaagtgaagaaaGAAGCATTTTCTTTACCTGTTAGCATTGCGTATTGGGTGGTGAGGGTGTAAGGCTGATTTTTCTCTAACAAAGTTTTAAGATCTAAATTTTTCTGAAGAGAATTTGCAGCACTTTGATCAGCTGTTTCTTCCAATTTGCACACTTCCTCCCATTCATCTTTAGACTTCGATTGAATCGCAAAATCCTAATCAgttattgttatttcttaaaaatttcaataaattggGCTAAGAATGTTCCCCAAAAGCGCCGtaattttcagaattatttATGGCAATTTCAATggagctttttttaaaatatttttatgtgtagaattcatcaatataaattttgtcaCTAACAATGGGTCTGAGGTGTTTTGTTGGAATGCATATATATCCTCAGCAGGTCAGTTTTCCTTCTGTACCTACTGGAGGgattcttttttctttagctTTGAACACTCGGCTCAAGGAAGAAACATTGAACCATttttattctgaaataattTCCCAAAGGATCGTATATTTTCGGAATTAGTCGGCACAATTTCTACGGAGctttgaaataattgtgtaattttattagaGAATTATTGCCGAGACCTCAATAGCGAGCATTGAATTTAACCATCTCTACAGATTCccatgaatattttatttattagttaattttGGTAGAAGCAGAGCAGaaacaatgtaaaaatatgCACTTTGTACTCACGTATAACTCTCGTATAAAGTCGTATGACTCTTGCCGCTTTTCTACCTTCGTACTTGGGGGCACATTTTCGTTcattttaccaatttttcatAAGTAAACTGTTTGGAAACATTtcacaatattaaagaaaatgatccataaaattatatcttctttatattttaaatatgacaaaatcGGCGACCATTTTGGGAAATTAATCTTGATGTAGCATTCTTTTGTTCGAGACTACTCGCttgattttgtctttttttattctcattCATTGAAAAGAGATGAAGTTATTTAGAATAATACCCGCTGATGACATTCTTAAAACTGCAGCCttacaaacataaattttgtCCTCAGCAATACATGTGGTGTGTTTATGGTCCGGGTGCCATACCCTCAGCAGGTCAGTTTTCTTTACTCTGGGGTCTTTTTCAGCTTTGTACATCAATATTTGATATCAAACAGGgaaccatttttattttccggcaaaattacaaattaaattggGCGCATACCTCCAGAGGCCAAACTTGAAACATATAGTAGTAACCCCCATTCGAGaaacttataaaatataaacttggTTACGTTATTAATGTGGGCTTATTTTCTTCGGCATAAAATGAGTTTGCAACGTTACCTGCATATCCGTTTGGGTccgaaattaaattggaatattCCTCTTTACCCaatgataaaattaagtaagAAGCCCAAATTTGTATTCACCCTTTGCAACAGGGGTTGTGTTTTATCGGCCATTGTTCGGCATTTCCCTGCTTCAAATGGTTTTCACTGCTTGCCCGTATAATTTAGtgcttatttttattgtttatttaaaggCGGGaacgttatttttttatagatacatgtatgtacatacatatacgtTTTTAAGGTGGCGTAAACACGTGTATTTTCTTTCATTGAAAACCCTTCTTTAGGTTTCTCTTGCTCACGATCAAATCGCACACCGTATgaataacaattaataactCGTTTGGgcataataataaacaaattaattattatcgtCTATCTTTCTTCCTCGTTCGTGTACGACGGCAGCCTCGTACTTTACGTGACCCGCATGGAAATGCTTATATGCGAAATTCGATTTcgccattttaataaaaagcatCAAGCTATTTTGCCAGGCAAAAGGGATCAACTTCTCGAAGGGtttatattgatttatttccaATGTGTCCTCATCTCTAGGTATCCTCTACATGAATTGATTCAAGTTATAACTATATAAATTTGcggtttttaaatattgtttccTTCATAAACTCATAAGCTCAGAATTAAGACGCGGCCTAGAAACCTAATTATTATCGAGGAGCGAGGGGATGAAAGAAAACACGGGGTGAATTACGGTTAGATTTTAAGCCTAAACATTGCGATATGATGAAATGAGAGCAAACgctaaataatattttggatTAGACAAAGAAACACGTATATTATACACGgactgaaattgaaataacaatttatatCCGCATGTGTAAAGTAAGCAAGAACTCGGGGTGGAAACGATTTCCCCCAGCGAGCCATAGAAACGTGCAGTCAGTGGTGTAGCAGCaatttttctgatatttttatctaatcTCTTTATAAGTAggtatttgttatatttgtaCGATTTATATGGCAATGTTATTGTTCAAATAACCATAATCTGTCTCAGAAATGAATAtcacaaaaatttgatgataCTTGTATGTTCATTGTCTCTCAATGAACACGTGAATGAAATAATCTTCTCTGGAGAAGCTGAAAAAATGAGTTATTTATATTCGGACAtaacaaatcaattttcctACGCCACTGAACGAATAACAAGTTATCAGAGGGTCCCGGCAAAGCATAAAGGACGACAGGCAAGCAAACTTATTACCGCCCCTCCTACGTTTCCCCAGCTTTCCCGATTAATTACTTTATAATACGAATATGAATTCCAATATAGCTGAACTTTAAACTCTAATATGAGGCATACGTTAAGCGAAGATGATTCGGTATTTCTTACTTTCTAGTTAGGTACATAAAAATGTCCAAGGGCAATAACAAgattttatttgcattaaagtttttaatgccACTTAATAATTTGGCATAAAGTACCATTATACAAAAGCCGAGTCTCTTCCATTTCCCGACGCAACGATTATCTTTTTCCATCCCAAATTCAGCGAgcggaaaatgaaaatttccaacTAGAGCGAACtattttctttgctttattCCCGATGCTTCCACGTGagatatatattttaagatttgCAGTGGTGCATTGCGACTTTTAAGTTTGCTATTCCAGTGTTTCAACATTTCTGATCAAATTGTTAATAGCACATAGTCTTGTTAAAATGGCGAAGGAGCTTTGTGTTCACCTTAAATTACTGATCAAAAGTTATAAATGTTATGTGTAGTCACAATGTTATCGCAGGTACGTAATTTCGATCAAATTTCAACAGTCTTCGTCTAATAAAAAGAAGTAGTGCGCACAAAtcgaatttatttgaatacaAATCGCGTTATGTAACCCATAAACATTGCGAAATTTCGTTACTACCATTTATTGCAATAAGAGACCATTCATTGAATATGGAGAGTACATCAAAGGATCCAGAGCTCTATCGATTTCGTTAGAAAGGTTAGAGCTTGgcgaatttgaatttaaaacttaattttctaatatgcCACTAAAATAAGGTATTTAACTATTTCGGCAATAACAAGTAAACAAAGTGGAGTTAAAATGCGGCCATTGTAATGTAATGATTATAAAACTTGGAGTGGCTGGAAGCGAGTGCACAGCGAATTATGAAGGGAAAAACAGAGATAGGAGAAATGGAGAGTTTTTGAGTCAGCACTTTatgtttgctttaaaaaaaaaaccgatgCATTTCTGTGATTAATTCGTGTATTGATTTGTCAGGAATAGCCTAAAGCAGAGGTTCATAAGATATGAATTTAGCTTGGTtatttttaagtcattttgACTACTCTATCTATTTCTTAACTGTTCAGTTTTTCGAGAATCAATAGTACGGTAAATATTATGGATGTATTCGTATTGTGTGTTGCCAATTGTGACACATGAAGTCAAATGGTCATAATAGGATGGACTTTTTTAAAGTGAACTTTTCGGTGTAGTACCTGTTTCTGTCTTTAAATTGAGATATTTGTCTAGTCTATCTCTTTTGATTGCTGTGTAAACGTGATCGACCGACAACAAAAAGTTGGCTTTACGTATTGATACACGTCTGAACCTTTCCTTCCGTTATCGTTGTCAGACGCTTAACGTTAACGTTCCAATACTCCCAACTTCAAGCAAACCTGAAACCAATTTTGTTACTTTGTTTGGAGATAAATGAACTGTTGGTTATCTTTGTCGAACGGAGCGTTTCACCTTTTCTATCTTTTCTGTTCCACAcgaatatttatgtaaatcgACGACCACTCAAAAGTTAATCTTTTATGAGCTCTTTTCAGAATCGAAAACATGTTCCATAGatatactaaaattttcaagctTGCCTATTCATTGTTCCACTAATATCAATGCGCCAGATAAATCGATAATTCCTTTAAGCTTTCAAGCAAAGGGAGGTttctaaaaatgattaaataaatcaatcacttttcaaattatttttaaaaaaatgtttaaaagatGTTAAATATATTGAGATTAATAAAGAAGATTGAAGAATTGCAGCTATAATAATGACGTGTTGATTGGGAGTATCAATCTTTGAAAATACTTACTAAAGGTGGACATAGGCAACGTCGTCCTTCATCAACCTCAGGGCAGGCTTGTAATTAACTATACTCTACTGTTTATTCCATTACACATGGATGCCAGttcgtttagatttaaatTCAGGTTATCAGactagaaaatatttttaataataattattcatttgaagaattttattaaatatcaatttttctttcaggaTGAAGTTTTGGCAATATCTGAGAAAGTAGTGATACGCCTAGAAGACCTTATTACGTGGATCACCGTGGAGACTGAGTGGAATTGGGGCCGACTGGCTAAATGTGAAGAAGAGCTGAAAAGTGTTAGCATCGATTCGGAGCAACTGGCCTTACCCCGGAAACCTGCAGGCAACAGTTTCACCCTTTCGGAGAACACCATGGATTTTTCAGATGTCGAGCAGGAAAGAGACAAATATGGTGAGAAATTAGCCTATTATGTAgcctattatttattaaaatagcctattatttattaatgcatAAAACTGGAACGAAAATTGATGTAACAACTTTAATATAAGGCTTTCCTGCAGCAGACCATGATATAGTCAGGGTGGCACTGGATGCTGAGACAAAGAGGACATATGTTTTggcttttatttttgttgaagACAAAATAATACTTACTCAGAATTAATATCTGCACACCTGCGCCTATTCATACAAACACAGTCCTCCTTAAAGGGTCTGGTATTCCCTATCAATTGGTTTTGAGCTTGAGCGATACTGGTACTAGGAGCTCTTTGAGGGTTGCACTGCACAAGAATCACTTCCAACATGATCAGACATATAACAATCATATATTTGGAAGACATAATTAAGCGATCTGAAAAATTTACTACCATAATCCTCTTCTGTTCAAGCAGAGATTAACAATGGCTGAAATTGAACCAACGAAGcaatttatcaatttacaTAGATTTATAGTTACTTGTTATCGTATGTATGCAcatacaattaaatttcagatttGGCAAACCGCACATTTCTGTGATCGGTTCATTTGCATAAAGTCGCATATTTTGTTGGGGTGTGCATTGAAAAATTCTGAGTCaccgtttattgttttcaattcattttctttatttaaaaaaaaatgttttttgacGATAAAAATGCTTATGAAATTACAAAGCAACCTTGGAACATTTCGCttcagtaaaaataataaaaattcaataaaatcgtGATTCAGCTGCTCACTTGTTGCAGTTGCACACAAAATGGCATATTCGAGAACGAattggttttatttaattgtaaagAAGAGGGTCACAACTATTACTATGGTAATTGTGAACAATTTTATGCCCGCATATTGTCTGCGGTGACAATGAAATAATTCAATCTTGATATTATTAGTTTCATGAGTCATGCCAGTTTccttgaaaatatgtaaagcAAAAATGTGAACAGATatctgataataaaaatataaagtatctgagaaaaatgtatttaagtTCTAATCGAATCTCCTCGTATATCAAAGCACTTGGAAGAGCAAATATTCAAGAtgaatttgcataatttatgCTTCCAACAAGGTGTGAGGAAAAATTTCGCTGTTAATGTTGAGTAAATTACTTCTCTGTAATTCGGTCAAAAACAATTTCCCTTGAAACGGGCATTTCTAGTTAGCGAAGCGTTGTTTGTGTGTTAAAAACCTATCAAGGTGATTCAGCAAACAATGATATTGGTTGTAAATTGCACAAGAGACTGAAGTAATTACTGTGAAAATTGTTTGGTCTTATATCTCACTTTATCacagttattttcaaattaggttaaatcatatatacaaggtgattcataagcaaaattaaacatcatataattatgtttttttttatatctttactaaaataatttacatgaataatctttattaatatgaacttaatatgaaaactttatgaaaaataatgtttttaaaatcaatatttagtgtaaattgtgaaatttcGAATACAATTCTTCGAAATAAGTAACTGCTTCGTATATTgacaatagaaaatataatcagctatgttcaaaatttgcttttattactataaataatattttgaaatttatttcgtaTTCTTAGTGAATTTCCGTAGGTTTATGCTGATTCTGACATTTTTTGGACTCATTCTGTAGCGTTTTAATATGGCGTCTTTGCGAAAACGCAAATCAAgttaataatacaaaaatgttttattttcatagattttcgaaataattattaaaaactggAATATACAAAATGTCTTTTTATTGAACCGTATC of the Euwallacea similis isolate ESF13 chromosome 8, ESF131.1, whole genome shotgun sequence genome contains:
- the LOC136410501 gene encoding CAP-Gly domain-containing linker protein 1-like; this encodes MNENVPPSTKVEKRQESYDFIRELYDFAIQSKSKDEWEEVCKLEETADQSAANSLQKNLDLKTLLEKNQPYTLTTQYAMLTERKFSLLNEIDSESKKLQELEKSAKKEEEQQKLKCDEKIKALEEGGRRALEEIKKKIENRKLAHARKVENMNNELELALSVADLEEDELETNKLRELIDLNVKLSSQQKINKDLKKQIEEIKRKIETYTSPIHKPPDDVSLLQMFHLENVEDIFNKASTKNVQPMLHEPSSTFFINTTEKNSIQSTPNNEGKTVEVTSSYSDPQNKKTKQMSIAKQLEEGNSDIPQTKENMNSLKKQKVTGNLMKETTTHHKYRTKMTQGSLKQSRGELSHLFPILPINETDAANKIFDPKEKKKNRTVKKRTLFNSNNLDYLDSLSDMSSQLSSD